TCCCCGGAGCTCTTTTATTtgtaactcttaacttaacggGAATTGGTAAAAGAAGTTGCATGAGAATTGAATGAAAGCCAAgtgtataaaaagaaattaagaacCAGATTTGACTGTTAAcgttccaaaaaaaaatgatgGTTTTGAACTGTGTTCACAATGACAACACCAAATATGAGTTAGCCTTTGTAAGTGGCTGACAATAGATCGGCTTACATCAGACCCTTTCCCAAAAGGCACCCTCGAGTAAATAGCTTGAGTTGAGCCTATTCTAGGTTTTGATTGACCCCTGCGTTGTTAATGGTCATACACAAGAgatcaccttgatgatctcttgtcaTACACCAATAAGTTCCCAAAGAGGAAGACGGCTGAATGCAGCATGTGATTTCCTGACCGGTTGAGGCAATTACTGCTTCACAATTGGTTGGGTCACTTTTGAGGTCCAGATAAACTTTGGGACTTACATCTGGAATAATCATGATCTTTTCGACGTATTGGTGGGAATCTTCCCCTGTAAATTTCAGTCTGGGAAGATTGGTTACAAACAAGAAATTGCTTCACCGTAGGTAACAATCATTTTTCCCAGGGCGCGGGAGGCAATTTGGTTCCCGCAACTATTGACTTCCAATTTGTTGTTTTGATGCAGGTTATATTCTTTTGCCTCATCGAGCCAAATGAAGAACTAGGTGGAGTAACTCCAATGGCCAGAAATAGTGAGATATTTTCCCAGCTCGATCCCTCAGTTGTTGAGAAATTGAAGGAGAAAAAGATTCGCTATACTCGATATTTACCGCACGAGAAACACAAACCTTATGCATCGTGGCAGCAATCGTTTATGACCAATGATCGAGAGGTATGGTAACACCTTAAGCATCGCTTGCAAAGTGGCACGGTTTATCCATTGCCAGTTGTTATAAAAAGTGTGCTTTTTTATTTGATGTGGCGAATGATCCAAAGGCATGGTAACACCTTACTGAATCAACGCTTACAAGTAGTTACATCGGCTTATTCAGACCGAAAAATGTCGATCCCATGTCTATACATTAGCATAAATTAAAAAGGCAAAGAGCATAAATTAAAAAGGCAAAGACAATGGAGCAACCGGATCTGAGCAATTTCATACATGTACAGCTTGGGATTAACCCCCTCTCACTGCCATGCGGCTTAGGGTTAACCCATTTTAATTTATGCACATGGAAAGAGGATCTGGTTACTCCATTGTCttgttttttcttaaatttatgCTAATATATGGACATGGAATCGAGATTTTTAGGTCTGAATAGGGCGATAAAACTACTCTTACAACATGACATAGTCCAGCCATTGCCTATTCATATAGGAAAGTATCCGTTTCCTTTAAGTGGTTTTGCTATGATGGCCACTATTGAGGCTGAGTTGCGTAAATTTAAACTTTGCCGATTtgattttttcatatttttgagTGGCAATCCCTGGTtaccttagtctagataaaatcttcaaccaactgatcAGTTTCGTGAAAAGTGATACCTATTCTAGCCCCAAAAGCTTTGATTTATATACCTTATCTTAGAGtgaactgcttgaaaaccatacccttcacagcggcagaTACCTGTATAGCCCATCTATGGCAGCACCCCTTCCTATATCTTACAAACCGCGTATGGTGACCCTGGTGCAGTAATAATAACTTAAATtagcaaaattaaatgttcCCACGGCACTATCAGATTACTAGCTTATTAGCTTCGTGAACGAAAGGCTAGGTTCTAatggcctgattacatggcgaatttcagcccggcttctgaaacaaatcctcttaaaatcaaattgtccattacatggagagggattcagcccgtggcgcatttcagcccgggctaaaAATCCTTGCCCGGTATtttcaaaccgggctaggattttcagcccggccaaacgggctatcatttttttcttcatgccGGACCGAAAAAGGAAGTCGAGCATGCTCAtcgactgtgttttcgcacctcaatAAACTTTCGcatggaaatttgcgttttgcgcccgggctgaaattgagcacgtaatcgcaacaatatttgagcccggtgggcggagcgaaactTCAGCCcggggctgaaactcaccatgtaatcaggctctAAAGGAACTGTGATGCCGAGTCAGTGAGAATGTGAAACACCAAGATGTTGGTCAAATTTCTACCGTGAAGATATAATAAAGCTGACGTCACTAGGGTTAGCCCTCCGCCGAAGAAGCGAATAGTCTATTCGTTAATAATAAAATAGTCGCTTTTAAATGTTATGCGATTATTCCTCTCGTCTACTGTATACTTTAAAGTACCAGGATTGGTTCGAAAGGTAAAGataaagagtgaaagatttattttCGTGGTCACATGCGCACGTTGTCAAAacctttaaattttgttgtttcacGCCCGCTGTTTTACTACCGGCAAGAAATTTTTCTCATTgcttgctgcacgtgcagcttCTAATGAGAATGCACCAAACATTAGTGTAAAATTTCAAGCTTCTATCACAGGAGTGTATCTCATAAATTCTCATCTTGTGTTTCAGAAAGTGGAAGAATTCCTAGAAAGGGAAAATTTCAATTATGAATGGGAAAAGGATACTGAGAATCTGATTTACTGGTACGTACTTCCGCCGACTATGACTCATCCAGTCACAGGGCGTAAAATTTGGTTCACGCAACCAAACGTGCATCACAACACGTACTACAAAGAGTCACCCATGTTTGAAGGTGTCACGCTGCCTGATCACATGTACCCAACCCACACGTATTACGGTGACGGAAGTCCGATAGAACCGGAAGTAATCGAGCACATCCGGGCAACTGGTTGGCGAAATGCCGTTGGGTTTTCCTGGAAGAAGCGAGATGTTATCGTATTTGACAATTTGACTATCCAACACAGCCGACTAAGTTTTCGAGGGGACAGACTTATTTTAGCGTACTTAACTGCTGAAtaagtgaaaataattttgccacGAACCAGTATCAGACTGGAAAATAAGTTCATTCCATACTTCCGTATTTAAGTTAACCAAATAGTGGTCACTTTTTGCTCATGTGCATCTATGTATTAGGTTCTTTGACCACAGTACCGTGGTCTGCTATAAAACGGTTCTTACAAACGTAAAACTCTATGACGACTACTTGAAGCAGATTATGACTCAATTTGGCCTTTCACGTCTGTTTCGCAGATATCCTGGCTATGAGTtgaaaaagaatgaataaatCCCTAGTTAGAGTTAAAGTACTTACATCGTCGCAAGTTTGCCATTTAGTGCTTAAACTCTTCACTGTTTGCTTCCCTATTTGCTGAAAAGTTTAAGTCAATTCTTTTTGTGAAAGACTAATTGCAAGCAGATTTACCAACACTAATTTTTTTCCGGCTTTCCTTTGTTTAATACTGgcatcttttgttgtttttctctgcCAGCCATTTCGAATTTTTTGAGTGTCACTCTGAAGTGTGTATGCGTGTGTGTAGCCTGATCCTTTAATATAATCATTATTTTAGTAAAGtaatttatattaataataagtaAGGCTGCCCTAACATTTTAGCTCTTAATTGTTACTTTGGGCACGCTGTACTCTTTCCATGTTttaaaacaatatatatattttttctaaTCGTGTAAATTAATGTAGGGTACAAATAAAGgtggttgtttttgttgttgatgcTAATGTTAGGTTAGTATTTTTGAAGACAACTTTGTTACGCTACAGTCCAAGACTTGAGTGGTTTGGAGTTTCAAGTGAAAAGACAGAGTTTTCCAAGACTTATGGATGTAAATTGTTGTCACAAAGTTTTTATACCCTCAATAAACCTGTCAGATATTTCCTTTTCAAGAGATCTGGACAAAAATCATTTTGTAAGTCTAAGTGAAAGCTCCCAGCCCACCTTGTAACATAACACAAAAGGTTGCAAAAAGCTTTCATTTTACTCGGTCCATTTATCTAGGCTTTTGTCACAAATATATGCTCagatatttctctgttttcaattttaaatttgatgacTTGGAATGTGAAGTAATTCAGTTGCACATTTGCAAATGAAGCAgtagaacaaaaaaataatgaaaatgctTCTCTTCTCTCCGTTTCCAAGCTCTACATGAATAGATACcatgtgattggtcgaaagcgtcAGATTGTAAACCAATCAGGCTCACTCAAAAGCAAAGCCCTTTGTGATTGGCATGTCATAATATTCCCGCCTCCACGCTGCTGCATAACATATTTGCATGGAGCTTAGTCTAATTGGATCACATAAATTTGAGCATTCTGTCGGATTGGTCAAAGTTTATTTTACAGTGAATGCCAGATAggatcaaaatgaaaacaaacgcTGGGGGATTACAGTATGTgatttttgtttattaattgTGCATTAAACAAGCAGGTGGATTAACCGTGATTTAACTTAGCGTCCATAAACAACGCTTCACAAAACTGATACAAGCTTAGAAGAGTAAAGTGTTATCACAAATTTGGGATTTTGGAATAAAACTGATAGGCAAGAATTCATCTATTTTAGAATCCTGGAAAAAACCAAAGGGAATCCGGACGAATTGATTGCTTGACAAGAAGGTACGTAAAGCTTGACTTTTCAATTCGAATAAAAGGAAGAAGACGTTGTTGATAAAATACGACGAAATTAGTCGATAATAGCCTTGTTTAAGACTTCTGCAAGGCACGGCAGCGATCATATttctttcttgcctttttttcttACCAATATTCTTTTCCTATAACCAAAACTGATATTGAAGAACGAGAAAACATTCTTagcgtttttttaatttttcattcagCTTTGTCATCACGAATAAATTCATACTTTGAGGTTCTCTTTAGAGAGAAGTACAGCAAAGAGAAGATAACACTGCTTTGTGTCAGTTTCCTGGAAAAAATGGCTCTACAGGGAGCAAGATTATTAATATTCTTTTAAGACTGAAAAGTTTGTCCTTATGTTGTCAGGTAGAAAGGAAATGGATTTGTTGACCCCTTTGGCCCCAGTTGAGGCTGTAACACCACACCGGTAGGTTTTCATAGATTAAATTTCAATAAAGAAGCCTTATAATGAAACGAAGGGGAGAAGGGTAGGAAACAGCATGGTTTCTAGAGATATTTGGGATAAACGGCGCGAGTGTGCAGATATCATACAGAAACCATGCAAGTTTTCTTTATACTACAAAGAGGAATATACAGAAATTGACAAATTTATAGGAGAAACATCACTGCACTATGTTCTTTAATGCTTTGCATTTGTTTAGCTAAGACTGTGtaacaaaaacttgaaagtttATACTCGCTCAGAAGGTTGTTAATTGAGAGAACTTGTCAGCAGCGCATGCGTACTACGCAAAATAATAAAGTTCGCTTTCTCtgaatatttgtttttctccAGTTGTGCTTTGCCATCCGCGTACAACAGCTGGTCACCTTGGGCCTGGGACTGGTGGCTCAGTCAACACAagaatgacgtcatcaaaatagaGCGAAATTTTGAAGAAAGGAAGACCGCTGATCACGAGCAACGAGCCCCAGATGTTGAAACGGCGAAAAACACATGACACGAAAATGatcctttttttctttgggaacagaaaataattttcaacCTTTTGGGATTAGTAACGACGTAATATTTTAATGAGATCTGTAGATTATCGCATTTAGGGACAAGTTTTCGTAATGAAGTAAGAACAGTACTTAATTTAAGAACACGGACCGACCACTgaagtatggttaaggatgaAAGATGAAAGAGGGGTACTGGTATGAGCAATGAGTAAAAGACGAAGCAACTTTATATGTATGAACACAAATAAATCaactaattgacgtcagttttttatgcgtctgtcctctaattgATAATAAATTGCGTCATAACAccgtcaaagtagctgtggaaaTCACGAGCCGCTTAGATAGACGATCGAGGTCGTCTCAGTCGCCCGGGTCGTTGGCGATATTCTGGGTAATGATTTCATATAATAGTCCTGATTGCCTCTACACATTATTGCAAATTCTTATCTGCGACAAGAAATCAAGCGAAAAGTCCATGGTTTTCAATACTCGAAATTCTCGAATTTGGTTTCTAAAATTTCGTCTCGAAAAGTCTCGAAAAGCCACGATAGATACTTGAATGGCCTCGAACGTCGCCAAACTCGAGGGGAGCCAACAAATTTTCGAGAGTCGACGATCGAGTTTTGAGGGATCGTCAATCAGTTTCCTTGGACCAGCACTGTAGATTGAGTTGCGACAAAACAGCGCTAGCTGAATATGAGTTAGAGCCCCTGTGATAATACTGGTAACAATGAATGATAAAATTTGATCGTCCGGATGAGTGAATTTTAAGGAATAATTGcgttgaaataaaaaaaggtcTGTTATGGTGGCTCTTGCTCATTATGCCTGTTGAAGAACATTTGGATCTCACATAAATTTATGGTGTGTTGCAAATTGATTTTATAAGGTGCGCTACACAGTGTAATTATTGCACTCTTTACGTGTTCCCTTTTACACACAGGTGTGTTTTTTTCGAACCATGAAATAAAACCGTAAAAAGGTGTGTCAACACTACACACATGGTGTGCTATATCAAACACACACTCTCTTTAAGAGTAAAGTCGAACGGATTGTTGcgaaactataataataattgcctCGAAAAAGTCAATCTCCTTCCTTTACACCAGAGAAGAGAGAAAATTTGCCATCAATTTATCAAGAAGAATAAGAACGATAGTCCTATAAAATCTATCTTAAACAGGCCCAAGAACATTAACAACCATGGAACCAGTAACTGCTCTACCGTGAAGTAAAATCAACTCTGACGGACTGAGCCATTTTGTGAccaattgcaattttcaatttcttaataTTGTACATATGttatattttatataattttcTTCCTGTAATTCAGTTCATTCTGCAAGAGGAAACAATAAAGCTATTGAAGAAACGAATCCAAGGAAGGAAATCCGACTTCTTCGTTCAATGGAAAGACTTTTATGCAACATGCAGAAAAGACGTGCGAATGAGTCTTTTTGTTCCGCCAAAATCAAGATGACAGCAAATGACATGACTGAAAAGCAATGTATAGAACAAGGAAGAATCCAGAAATTGTCAAAAAGCGCGATCATTTCGTTTGGCCGAGACCGTCCTCGTTGCAAAATCTATGGAGCCTTTACCAATGAAACGACAACGAAAACGACTACACCAAAAGTAATATAATACCATTACCTTTGTCTACTTGCTGCCGTTCTCTTCATCAACGTGAAATTCCCGAATTTACAGCGGTTTCGTGCATAAAACATGAGCGTACAGCAGGaaattctcaaactcattaagacggattccgttcaaagttcgagcaatacttgcaaaaatttttactaaaaatctactcacagcacggcaACTTGTTGAATGCtgtttaaaacatctaattgtaattcggTTCTCTAAGTGActccgcgatgaaatccccaagtattctcgagaaatttaatgtcaaacttcgtaagaatgctaaaagcgagtgttaatgtgttttcaactaacgcgaaacgtcctttttaactgaaatatggataacttcaaattcaattttctctcgcggggtcagcttgagagcttaaatctcgataggatcttcttacctttattcaaaatattaccatgctaagaggtttttttggtaacttaatttttgtcattattgctcgaatgttgggcggaaatcatcttaattattTGTGAGCTTATCAGCTAATAAGGGAAAAGTATTTCGCCATATGCATGAATCTAGATACTGAATGAAAACCCATACGCAGATCACTAGTGATCTGGAAATGTGTTTTTATTGAATATCTTGATTCATGCATGCCATGAAATGTAAATGACAAAAGCTACACATTGGATAAAAAAGGATTCAGCGCTTCGGAACCAACAACGTCTATCAAATGCCTTCGCAATCAcagattaaaaaataaattgttctggtcGGATATCTCTTCCCTTTCCGGTGTACTACTTCAATCACGAATCTAAtctaaacaataaaaaatattcaCTGAGGCGGAAGTGAATAGTGGCTTCGCGGttcggcaaatatccaccaccgTTCACCGACACCGAggtcaataattgttttagtatataccacacaagttgaataaatagcgccgAAAACTACTATATCTGTAACAACTAACAGAAAAACGATCGCTTTTTACAGTTTTGCACGCCACTCGATGATCGGAGGTAAATAGTACTTggctattcacctccgagctagccaatcatgCAGCACGCgcaaagcactattcacttctGTAGTATATACTAAATCCAGTGTATCGACATTCATGCTTGTGATGTCTGTTGTAACGGTATCGACCTTATGCAATTTAACCCAATCTTTAAAACACGCCACCGGAATCTATTACAGGAAGTTCCGCCACACGACCCATTTGCCATTCTCGAAAAACTTTCGCAGAccatttattattataaacGGTTGATTTGGAAACAGTTTTCTTTAGCAGTTTGCTCTCCTCTTCAAAGCGTTTTGGAACACGAAAACGATTAACCTCATTACTTTCTCCCATAATCAAGCTCCGACTAACCCCGACGCTATAAACTAAATGAACAGAACTGCTATAAATTGAGCATACACTTTGAAATTCCTAAAGAAACCAAGAGAcaatggaaaaaatgaaatggtaGCTGATAATGACGTCCAAAATTATAAAACTAATGAAAAGAAAGTAACAATAGTGTTACGATTTTGGTGATAATAATCACAGGCCGTTTAAGAAACAATTTGAAAATACTTGTGCTTCGAATTTGATCGTAGTATCCAAACATCTCGAAACAAAGGGCCTGGtgcttttatttctttgtcGATATTTGGATACCACGATCAAACCCTCGCATTCGTTTCCGTTTATGTACTACATCAAAGGGACTCCTAGTATTACCGTTGCACTTTCATAATATTGTAGACATTTTGACGTTTTCCTCGGTGTTTGTCCATCATCTTTGCCAAAGCTGCCTTCTCTCCATTCCGCTTCAACGGTTACGTAACAAGCAATGCCGGCGACAAATGTCGTGCGCAGGTCTGGAAATTTCTAGCACCCAGTTTCAAAAGAATGCGGAATGTTGCTTAGCAACAGCAAAAGAGCAAGCGCTATGTTATGtaacttttgttttgcttgttttttttacgGTTAAGTTCTGATCGCAAGTACTAATTCTGACACGAAAACGCTATCACGTCTTGCACTTTTCTCAAGAATTTAAGGATACCTTAGCATTTCTACAAGTTGTATTTTTCAATTGTGTCCGGCAACCCGACTTACTTTTCAAGATCGGCTGCCTTCACACCAGATGAAGCATGACTCGCCTGAAAGAAATTGG
The Acropora muricata isolate sample 2 chromosome 3, ASM3666990v1, whole genome shotgun sequence genome window above contains:
- the LOC136911545 gene encoding dapdiamide synthesis protein DdaC-like, with the translated sequence MLASKIFLTMARTRTRFYQEARVILTGMIESRSFSSKPQLVESDSFFTPLEPEEIALKCKHQIAGRKFLPGSQGRGFPEYLASARKGLPYALRADPEAEVSPERWGQLCRDQLNKMLPEYNAVLFRNLPLSDGKDFAAFAASLGYKPISYEGGTGNRYLVNGETEVYFSTSDPPDFNIELHNEMGCSPVHPKKVIFFCLIEPNEELGGVTPMARNSEIFSQLDPSVVEKLKEKKIRYTRYLPHEKHKPYASWQQSFMTNDREKVEEFLERENFNYEWEKDTENLIYWYVLPPTMTHPVTGRKIWFTQPNVHHNTYYKESPMFEGVTLPDHMYPTHTYYGDGSPIEPEVIEHIRATGWRNAVGFSWKKRDVIVFDNLTIQHSRLSFRGDRLILAYLTAE